A genome region from Pseudomonas sp. S06B 330 includes the following:
- a CDS encoding amino acid aminotransferase, with the protein MFKHVDAYAGDPILSLMETFKADPRANKVNLSIGLYYDAAGVVPQLAAVGEAEKRMASQPHEASLYLPMEGLNSYRQAIQALLFGAEHPAVQGGRVATVQTVGGSGALKVGADFLKRYFPESQVWVSNPTWDNHRAIFEGAGFKVNTYPYFDQGTRGLDFDGMLGALQGLSANSIVLLHPCCHNPTGVDLSQAQWQQVIEVVKARNLIPFLDIAYQGFGEGLIEDAYAIREMARAGVPCLVSNSFSKIFSLYGERVGGLSVVCDDADTAQSVLGQLKATVRRNYSSPPNFGAQLVAAVLGDAALNAQWAAEVEQMRLRILEMRQGLVDALAVLLPGQDFQFFLSQRGMFSYTGLKVEQVRRLRDEFGVYLIDSGRVCMSGLRPDNLQQVAEAIAAVQA; encoded by the coding sequence GTGTTCAAACATGTCGATGCCTATGCCGGCGATCCGATTCTCTCCCTAATGGAGACCTTCAAGGCCGATCCGCGTGCCAACAAGGTCAACTTGAGTATCGGCCTGTATTACGATGCCGCAGGTGTGGTGCCGCAACTGGCTGCGGTCGGCGAAGCCGAGAAGCGCATGGCCAGCCAGCCCCATGAGGCCTCGCTGTACCTGCCGATGGAAGGCCTGAACAGCTACCGTCAGGCGATCCAGGCGCTGCTGTTTGGCGCTGAGCACCCAGCGGTGCAGGGCGGTCGTGTCGCGACGGTGCAGACTGTCGGTGGTTCCGGCGCGCTAAAAGTCGGTGCCGACTTCCTCAAGCGCTATTTCCCTGAATCGCAGGTGTGGGTCAGCAACCCGACCTGGGACAACCATCGGGCGATCTTTGAAGGTGCAGGCTTCAAGGTCAACACCTATCCGTACTTTGACCAGGGCACGCGAGGCCTGGATTTCGACGGTATGCTTGGCGCCCTGCAGGGCCTGTCGGCCAACAGCATCGTGCTGCTGCATCCCTGCTGCCACAACCCGACCGGGGTCGACCTGAGTCAAGCGCAGTGGCAACAAGTGATCGAAGTGGTCAAGGCGCGCAACCTGATTCCGTTCCTCGACATAGCCTATCAGGGCTTTGGCGAAGGCCTGATTGAAGATGCCTACGCTATCCGTGAAATGGCCCGAGCCGGTGTGCCGTGCCTGGTGAGCAACTCGTTCTCGAAAATCTTTTCGCTGTATGGCGAGCGGGTAGGCGGTCTGTCGGTGGTCTGCGACGATGCTGACACCGCGCAAAGCGTCCTCGGCCAGCTCAAGGCCACCGTGCGTCGCAACTACTCCAGCCCACCGAACTTCGGTGCCCAACTGGTGGCGGCCGTGCTCGGCGATGCAGCACTTAACGCCCAATGGGCGGCAGAAGTGGAGCAGATGCGCCTGCGTATCCTCGAGATGCGTCAGGGCCTGGTCGATGCCTTGGCAGTGCTGCTGCCGGGTCAGGACTTCCAGTTCTTCCTGAGCCAGCGCGGGATGTTCAGCTACACCGGTTTGAAGGTTGAGCAGGTTCGCCGTCTGCGTGATGAGTTTGGTGTGTACCTGATTGACAGCGGCCGGGTGTGCATGTCCGGGCTGCGTCCGGATAATCTGCAACAGGTGGCTGAGGCTATTGCGGCAGTGCAGGCCTAA
- a CDS encoding Ldh family oxidoreductase: MSAHPDTAVTQIAFADLQALLQRIFVRHGTSEAVARDLAFNCASAQRDGAHSHGVFRIPGYVSTLASGWVNGQAEPAVSDVASGYVRVDAKGGFAQPALAAARPLLVEKARSAGIAVLAIHNSHHFAALWPDVEPFADEGLVALSVVNSMTCVVPHGARQPLFGTNPIAFAAPCAGSDPIVFDMATSAMAHGDVQIAARQGEQLPDGIGVDNEGEPTRDPQKILDGGALLPFGGHKGSALSMMVELLAAALTGGHFSWEFDWSQHPGAKTPWTGQLIIVIDPSKSGGNCFAERSHELVRQMQAVGLQRMPGERRFRERVLSARQGVTLTVQELEQLQALAV, translated from the coding sequence ATGTCCGCACACCCCGACACTGCGGTCACGCAGATTGCCTTCGCTGACCTGCAGGCCTTGCTGCAGCGCATTTTCGTCCGTCATGGCACCAGCGAAGCGGTTGCCCGCGATCTGGCCTTTAACTGCGCCAGCGCTCAGCGCGACGGTGCTCACAGCCATGGTGTGTTCCGTATACCCGGTTACGTCTCGACCCTGGCCAGCGGCTGGGTCAACGGTCAGGCCGAGCCTGCTGTGAGTGATGTCGCCAGTGGTTATGTGCGGGTTGACGCCAAGGGTGGCTTTGCTCAGCCCGCGCTGGCCGCTGCTCGTCCGTTGCTGGTAGAAAAGGCCCGCAGTGCCGGTATTGCGGTGTTGGCCATCCATAACTCGCACCACTTCGCCGCGCTTTGGCCGGATGTCGAGCCCTTTGCTGATGAAGGCTTGGTGGCCCTGAGTGTGGTCAACAGCATGACCTGTGTGGTCCCTCATGGCGCCCGGCAGCCACTGTTTGGCACCAACCCGATTGCTTTTGCCGCGCCTTGCGCTGGCAGTGATCCGATTGTCTTCGACATGGCCACCAGCGCCATGGCCCACGGCGATGTGCAGATTGCTGCGCGCCAGGGTGAGCAACTCCCGGATGGCATTGGTGTGGACAACGAGGGCGAGCCGACCCGTGACCCGCAGAAGATTCTCGACGGTGGTGCGTTGTTGCCATTTGGTGGGCACAAGGGCTCAGCCCTGTCGATGATGGTCGAGTTGCTGGCGGCTGCGCTGACCGGTGGTCATTTCTCCTGGGAGTTCGACTGGTCGCAGCATCCGGGGGCGAAAACGCCGTGGACCGGGCAGTTGATCATCGTTATCGACCCGAGCAAGTCAGGGGGTAACTGCTTTGCCGAGCGCAGCCATGAACTGGTGCGACAGATGCAGGCAGTGGGGTTGCAGCGGATGCCCGGCGAACGGCGTTTCCGCGAGCGAGTGTTATCGGCGCGTCAGGGGGTGACGCTGACCGTACAGGAACTGGAGCAGTTGCAGGCCTTGGCCGTGTAG
- a CDS encoding ABC transporter permease — protein MLEQLSLLSFASGGWGQALLAGALVTISLALACLPIGLPLGLGVALMARSPKRFPRAAATIFSTVFRGLPELLTLLIIYYGCQIAAQKILAAMGYEGEVLINTFLAAMIAFSLVFAAFSSEIWLGAFKTVAKGQYEASQALGLSKATTFRKVIFPQLVRIAMPGLSNNWLSLLKDTSLVSTISLVDLMRQTNLAVSVTKEPMFFYGVACLGYLLFSALSGRVFVFIEQYFSRHLRSART, from the coding sequence ATGCTCGAACAACTGTCCCTGTTATCCTTTGCCAGCGGCGGCTGGGGTCAGGCCCTGCTGGCCGGCGCGCTGGTGACCATTTCCCTGGCCCTGGCCTGCCTGCCCATCGGCTTGCCGCTTGGCCTGGGCGTGGCGCTAATGGCCCGTTCGCCCAAGCGTTTTCCACGCGCCGCTGCAACGATTTTTTCCACGGTATTCCGCGGCCTGCCGGAACTGCTCACGCTGCTGATCATTTACTACGGCTGCCAGATCGCCGCGCAAAAGATCCTCGCCGCCATGGGTTACGAAGGCGAAGTGCTGATCAACACTTTCCTCGCCGCCATGATCGCCTTTAGCCTGGTGTTCGCCGCCTTTTCCAGTGAGATCTGGCTGGGCGCCTTCAAGACTGTCGCCAAAGGGCAATACGAAGCCTCCCAAGCCCTGGGGCTGAGCAAGGCGACGACCTTTCGCAAGGTGATCTTTCCGCAACTGGTGCGCATAGCCATGCCGGGCCTGTCAAACAACTGGTTGTCGTTGCTCAAAGACACGTCGCTGGTGTCGACCATCTCCCTGGTTGACCTGATGCGCCAGACCAACCTGGCGGTCAGTGTGACCAAGGAGCCGATGTTCTTCTATGGTGTCGCCTGCCTGGGCTACCTGCTGTTTTCCGCCCTGTCGGGACGGGTCTTCGTCTTCATCGAACAGTACTTCAGTCGCCACCTGCGGAGTGCCCGGACATGA
- the tpx gene encoding thiol peroxidase — MAQVTLKGNPVQVKGELPKVGAKAPAFSLVGAGLADVTLASLAGKRKVLNIFPSVDTPTCATSVRTFNKKANELNNTVVLCISADLPFAQARFCGAEGLENVQNLSTLRGREFIENYGVAIADGPLAGLTARAVVVLDENDNVLHSELVSEIADEPNYDAALAVLK, encoded by the coding sequence ATGGCTCAAGTGACTCTCAAAGGCAATCCGGTTCAGGTCAAAGGCGAACTGCCAAAGGTCGGCGCCAAAGCCCCAGCGTTTTCCCTGGTTGGTGCAGGCCTGGCTGACGTGACCCTGGCAAGCCTGGCCGGCAAGCGTAAAGTGCTGAACATCTTCCCAAGTGTCGATACCCCGACCTGCGCCACTTCGGTCCGTACCTTCAACAAGAAGGCCAACGAACTGAATAACACCGTGGTGCTGTGCATCTCTGCTGACCTGCCGTTCGCTCAAGCACGCTTCTGTGGCGCTGAGGGCCTGGAAAACGTGCAGAACCTGTCGACCCTGCGTGGCCGCGAGTTCATCGAGAACTATGGCGTTGCCATCGCTGACGGCCCACTGGCCGGTCTGACTGCCCGTGCCGTGGTGGTACTGGATGAAAACGACAACGTGCTGCACAGCGAGCTGGTTAGCGAAATTGCTGATGAGCCGAACTACGATGCAGCGCTGGCAGTACTGAAGTAA
- a CDS encoding MurR/RpiR family transcriptional regulator: MSQPIKQRLENSLHHAAASGRKIASYMLANLTDLPFETSASLAAKVGVSESSVGRFCRALGYEHLKALKHDLKDDLGDGPWLVGDRLQEFRQQHGKDAAGLARSLEQEVGALVRVYEYSRTTAWEAVSQRLAQRPKVFVAGFQTERGVAMCMAHLLQYLRDGVQLVDGSAGHFGEVLLSDPADCALVVFEARRYSRHALNLCHKAHQAGIPVTLVTDTFCDWADANAAEVFRIPTEFNLFWESTATMLSWVHLMVNEVCKKLGPDVEKRLEATAALHNEFVGYTSASKQ, translated from the coding sequence GTGAGCCAACCGATCAAGCAACGCCTGGAAAACAGCCTGCACCATGCAGCCGCTTCCGGCCGCAAGATCGCCAGCTACATGCTCGCCAACCTCACCGACCTGCCCTTCGAAACCTCGGCAAGCCTGGCGGCTAAAGTCGGCGTCAGCGAATCCAGCGTCGGGCGGTTCTGCCGGGCCTTGGGGTATGAACACCTCAAGGCGCTCAAACACGACCTCAAGGACGACCTCGGTGATGGCCCTTGGCTGGTGGGCGATCGGTTGCAAGAATTTCGCCAACAGCATGGCAAAGATGCCGCAGGCCTGGCCCGCAGCCTCGAGCAGGAAGTCGGGGCGCTGGTGCGGGTCTATGAATACAGCCGTACGACGGCCTGGGAGGCGGTCAGCCAGCGCCTGGCACAGCGGCCCAAGGTATTTGTCGCCGGTTTTCAGACCGAACGTGGCGTTGCCATGTGCATGGCCCACTTGCTGCAATACCTGCGTGACGGTGTGCAACTGGTCGATGGCAGCGCCGGGCATTTTGGTGAGGTGTTACTCAGCGACCCGGCCGATTGCGCCCTGGTGGTGTTCGAAGCGCGGCGCTATTCACGCCATGCCCTGAACCTGTGCCACAAAGCCCACCAAGCAGGCATCCCGGTCACCTTGGTGACTGACACCTTCTGTGACTGGGCCGATGCCAATGCCGCCGAGGTGTTTCGCATCCCCACCGAATTCAATCTGTTCTGGGAGTCCACCGCGACGATGCTGTCGTGGGTACACCTGATGGTCAACGAGGTCTGCAAGAAGCTCGGACCGGATGTTGAAAAACGCTTGGAAGCAACTGCTGCTCTACACAACGAATTCGTTGGCTACACGTCAGCGAGCAAACAATAG
- a CDS encoding MdtA/MuxA family multidrug efflux RND transporter periplasmic adaptor subunit: MVDQPMLSRSRSSRRWLFGLLILLLVAGLCWWLWPSPVAQKAASAPGGKGGRPGFGAFAGPVPVRVEPATVGDFPVYLKALGTVTATNTVNIRSRVGGELVKVNFQEGQKVKAGDLLAEIDPRSYQIALQQAEGTLAQNQAQLKNAQIDLERYKGLYAEDSIAKQTLDTQVALVAQYQGTIKTNQAAVGDAKLNLDFTRIRAPITGRLGLRQLDVGNLVAANDTTALVVITQTQPITVAFTLPETELSTVLARYRSGAQLPVEAWDRGDLKQQAVGVLRSLDNQIDTTTGTLKFKAFFENQDEALFPNQFVNVRLLADTLKNVVLAPSAAIQFGTDGSFVYVMEGDNKVRIRKLTLGASDGDHTVIIDGLAKGERVVLEGTDRLRDGSDVEVVNDSSQVPATPGQHLQGQEAKDTSAATNRKDNAGA; this comes from the coding sequence ATGGTCGATCAACCGATGCTTTCTCGTTCCCGTTCCTCCCGTCGCTGGCTTTTCGGCCTGCTGATTCTGCTGCTGGTCGCTGGCCTGTGCTGGTGGTTGTGGCCGTCTCCAGTGGCGCAAAAGGCTGCCAGTGCGCCGGGCGGCAAGGGCGGACGCCCCGGCTTCGGTGCCTTTGCTGGACCGGTGCCTGTTCGTGTGGAACCGGCCACGGTCGGCGACTTCCCGGTCTATCTCAAGGCGCTGGGTACGGTAACTGCGACCAATACGGTCAATATTCGCAGCCGGGTAGGGGGGGAGTTGGTCAAGGTCAACTTCCAGGAGGGGCAGAAGGTCAAGGCCGGCGACTTGCTCGCCGAGATCGACCCGCGAAGCTACCAGATCGCCCTGCAGCAAGCCGAAGGTACCCTGGCACAGAACCAGGCACAGTTGAAAAACGCTCAGATCGACCTGGAGCGTTATAAGGGCCTGTACGCTGAAGACAGTATTGCCAAGCAGACCCTCGACACGCAGGTGGCACTGGTCGCTCAGTACCAAGGCACGATCAAGACCAACCAGGCCGCCGTCGGTGATGCCAAGCTGAACCTGGACTTCACCCGTATTCGCGCTCCCATCACCGGTCGCCTGGGCCTGCGTCAGCTGGACGTCGGCAACCTGGTGGCGGCCAACGACACCACGGCACTGGTGGTAATTACCCAGACTCAACCGATCACCGTGGCCTTCACTTTGCCCGAGACGGAGCTGAGCACTGTGCTTGCCCGCTACCGAAGCGGTGCGCAGTTACCCGTCGAAGCCTGGGACCGAGGCGACCTCAAGCAGCAGGCCGTTGGCGTGCTGCGCAGCCTCGACAACCAGATTGACACCACCACCGGCACGCTGAAGTTCAAGGCGTTCTTCGAAAACCAGGACGAAGCGCTTTTCCCTAATCAATTCGTCAATGTGCGCTTGCTCGCCGACACCTTGAAGAACGTCGTCCTGGCGCCTTCGGCAGCCATCCAATTCGGTACCGACGGCTCGTTCGTGTATGTCATGGAAGGCGACAACAAGGTACGAATCCGCAAACTGACCCTGGGTGCCAGCGATGGTGACCACACCGTGATCATCGACGGTCTGGCCAAAGGCGAACGCGTGGTGCTCGAAGGCACCGACCGCCTGCGCGATGGCAGTGACGTGGAAGTGGTCAACGACAGCTCACAGGTCCCGGCAACCCCAGGCCAGCACCTGCAAGGGCAAGAGGCCAAGGACACTTCCGCTGCCACGAACCGTAAGGACAATGCCGGCGCATGA
- a CDS encoding serine/threonine transporter, protein MNEQAPSVEQRFESTPAALGSWARQDTTWMLGLFGTAIGAGTLFLPINAGLGGFWPLLILALLAFPMTYYAHRGLTRFVLSGREGGDITKVVEEHFGIGAGTSITLLYFFAIFPILLIYSVALTNTVGSFMQHQLHIEPPPRLVLSFVLILGLLAIVRCGEQATVKVMSLLVYPFIVALAFLAVFLIPHWSGGILSTATEMPSGSAFLHTLWLAIPVMVFSFNHSPIISAFAVDQKRRYGVHADERSGQILCRAHLLMVVMVMFFVFSCVLTLTPAQLAEAKTQNLSILSYLANHFSNPTIAFAAPLIAFIAIAKSFLGHYIGASEGLKGLIVRTGMRPGAKALDRMTAAFMLVICWIVATLNPSILGMIETLGGPVIAAILFLMPMYAIRKVPAMRKYSGQLSNVFVVAVGLVAISALLYSLLG, encoded by the coding sequence ATGAACGAGCAGGCCCCAAGCGTTGAACAACGCTTTGAATCGACCCCAGCCGCCCTTGGCAGCTGGGCCCGTCAGGACACCACCTGGATGCTGGGCCTGTTTGGCACGGCCATCGGCGCCGGAACCCTGTTCTTGCCGATCAACGCCGGGTTGGGTGGCTTCTGGCCGTTGCTGATCCTGGCGTTGCTGGCCTTCCCGATGACCTATTACGCTCACCGCGGGCTGACCCGCTTCGTGCTGTCCGGGCGCGAGGGGGGCGACATCACCAAAGTGGTTGAAGAGCATTTCGGTATCGGTGCCGGCACCTCGATCACCTTGCTGTACTTCTTCGCCATCTTCCCGATTCTGCTGATCTACAGCGTGGCCCTGACCAATACTGTCGGCAGTTTCATGCAACACCAGCTGCATATCGAGCCACCGCCGCGTTTGGTGTTGTCGTTTGTTCTCATTCTTGGTCTACTGGCCATTGTGCGCTGCGGCGAGCAGGCCACCGTCAAGGTCATGAGCCTGCTGGTCTACCCGTTCATCGTCGCTCTGGCCTTTCTGGCCGTGTTCCTGATCCCGCACTGGAGCGGCGGTATCCTCAGCACCGCCACCGAGATGCCATCGGGTTCGGCGTTTCTGCACACGCTGTGGCTGGCCATTCCGGTGATGGTGTTTTCGTTTAACCATTCGCCGATCATCTCGGCCTTTGCCGTTGACCAGAAACGCCGCTACGGCGTGCACGCTGACGAGCGCAGCGGACAAATCCTCTGTCGTGCCCACCTGCTGATGGTGGTGATGGTGATGTTCTTCGTATTCAGCTGTGTGCTGACCCTGACCCCGGCGCAACTGGCCGAAGCCAAGACGCAGAACCTGTCGATCCTGTCGTACCTGGCCAACCATTTCAGCAACCCGACCATCGCTTTCGCCGCGCCGCTGATTGCCTTCATTGCCATTGCCAAGTCGTTTTTGGGACACTACATCGGGGCCAGCGAAGGGCTTAAGGGCTTGATCGTCAGAACCGGCATGCGTCCGGGCGCCAAGGCTCTGGACCGCATGACCGCGGCGTTCATGCTGGTGATCTGCTGGATTGTCGCGACCCTTAACCCGAGCATACTCGGCATGATCGAGACCCTCGGTGGCCCGGTGATTGCCGCTATTCTGTTCCTGATGCCGATGTACGCGATCCGCAAGGTGCCAGCCATGCGCAAATACAGCGGGCAACTGTCCAACGTATTTGTGGTTGCTGTCGGTCTGGTGGCTATCTCGGCGCTGCTGTATTCGCTGCTGGGCTAA
- a CDS encoding ABC transporter permease, translating into MSFDQLLALVLDPDLLERYGPRFIDGLLVTGKLVAISFTLGALLGMLLALARLSNNLVLQRLSASYIYFFRGSPLLAQLFLLYYGLGSFKGFWQDVGLWWFFRDAWYCTLLAFVLNTAAYQAEIFRGALLAVAPGQYEAAKALSLKRSTTFFKVILPQSMIVAIGPLGNELILMIKASAIASLVTIYDLMGVTKLAFSRSFDFQIYLWAAVLYLLIVEIVRRSLKHIEARLGRHLR; encoded by the coding sequence ATGAGTTTCGATCAACTGCTGGCACTGGTGCTGGACCCCGATCTGCTGGAGCGTTACGGCCCGCGCTTTATTGACGGCCTGCTGGTCACCGGCAAGCTGGTGGCGATTTCCTTCACCCTCGGCGCCCTGCTCGGCATGCTGCTGGCCTTGGCCCGGTTGTCCAACAACCTCGTGTTGCAGCGCCTAAGCGCCAGCTACATCTATTTCTTCCGCGGCTCGCCACTGCTGGCACAGCTGTTCTTGCTGTATTACGGCCTGGGTTCGTTCAAAGGCTTTTGGCAGGACGTGGGGCTGTGGTGGTTCTTCCGCGACGCCTGGTACTGCACCCTGCTGGCTTTCGTGCTTAACACCGCCGCTTATCAGGCCGAGATCTTTCGCGGCGCCCTGCTGGCGGTTGCCCCCGGCCAGTATGAAGCGGCCAAGGCGCTGAGCCTGAAACGTTCGACCACTTTCTTCAAAGTGATCCTGCCGCAATCGATGATCGTCGCCATCGGCCCTCTGGGCAACGAACTGATCCTGATGATCAAGGCCAGCGCGATTGCCTCGCTGGTGACCATCTACGACCTGATGGGCGTAACCAAACTGGCCTTCTCGCGCAGCTTCGATTTCCAGATTTACCTCTGGGCCGCGGTGCTCTATTTGCTGATCGTCGAGATCGTGCGCCGCAGCCTCAAACATATAGAAGCCCGACTGGGCCGCCACCTGCGCTGA
- a CDS encoding transporter substrate-binding domain-containing protein, which translates to MKPVIRFAGACALLLAGATQVQAETLKIATEGAYPPFNYVDSDNQLHGFDVDITKALCEQMKVECTLVAQDWEGIIPALMAKKYDAVVASMINTEERRKKIAFTNHYYKTPLSVAVPKDSEITDAQTDFKGYTVGAQASSTQAIYAEDVYGKAGADVKLYPTLDEANADLAAGRLDGVIADKFPLTEWLGKAGKDCCKILGDVNGTKADASIAVRKEDEALRERLNKALDEIVANGTYKKIASRYFDFDIYQ; encoded by the coding sequence ATGAAACCCGTTATCCGCTTTGCAGGCGCGTGCGCCCTGCTGCTCGCCGGCGCTACCCAGGTTCAGGCCGAAACCCTGAAGATTGCCACTGAAGGCGCTTACCCGCCGTTCAACTATGTCGATTCGGATAACCAGTTGCACGGCTTTGATGTCGATATCACCAAGGCCCTGTGCGAGCAGATGAAGGTGGAATGCACACTGGTGGCCCAGGACTGGGAAGGCATCATTCCGGCGCTGATGGCCAAGAAGTACGATGCGGTGGTCGCCTCGATGATCAATACCGAAGAGCGCCGCAAGAAGATCGCCTTCACCAATCACTATTACAAGACGCCACTGTCGGTCGCCGTTCCCAAAGACAGCGAGATCACCGACGCCCAGACTGACTTCAAGGGCTACACCGTCGGCGCGCAAGCCTCCTCGACCCAGGCCATTTACGCCGAAGACGTCTACGGCAAGGCCGGCGCTGACGTCAAACTCTACCCTACTCTCGATGAGGCCAACGCTGACCTCGCCGCCGGGCGCCTGGATGGCGTGATCGCCGACAAGTTCCCGCTGACCGAATGGCTGGGCAAGGCTGGCAAGGATTGCTGCAAGATCCTTGGCGACGTCAATGGCACCAAGGCCGACGCCTCGATTGCTGTGCGCAAGGAAGACGAAGCGCTGCGTGAGCGCCTGAACAAGGCGCTGGACGAAATCGTCGCCAACGGCACTTACAAGAAGATCGCCAGTCGTTACTTCGACTTCGATATCTATCAGTAA